The following are from one region of the Prevotella communis genome:
- a CDS encoding acyltransferase, which yields MIHELADCKNSNIPSSTNVWQFCVIFPDCKIGENCNICSHCLIENEVVIGNNVTVKCGVQIWDGITLEDNVMIGSNVTFTNDMYPRSKNKDWKLFKTRVCKGATIGAGSVILPGITIGEGAFVAAGSVVTKDVPAGELWLGNPAKFYRKVNF from the coding sequence ATGATACATGAGCTAGCTGATTGTAAAAATAGTAACATCCCATCATCTACAAACGTGTGGCAGTTCTGTGTGATATTCCCTGATTGTAAGATAGGAGAGAATTGTAATATCTGTTCCCATTGCCTTATTGAGAACGAAGTAGTGATAGGTAATAATGTTACAGTTAAGTGTGGCGTACAAATCTGGGATGGAATTACACTAGAGGACAACGTAATGATTGGCTCTAATGTGACATTCACCAACGATATGTATCCGCGTTCTAAGAATAAGGATTGGAAGTTATTTAAAACGAGAGTATGTAAAGGCGCAACTATTGGAGCTGGGAGCGTCATTTTGCCTGGAATTACCATAGGTGAGGGCGCTTTTGTGGCCGCTGGTTCTGTGGTTACTAAAGATGTTCCTGCCGGAGAGTTGTGGTTAGGCAACCCCGCAAAGTTTTATAGAAAAGTGAACTTCTAA
- a CDS encoding DegT/DnrJ/EryC1/StrS family aminotransferase: MNIPFLSLKDVTALHGAEINEAVSRVVNGGWYLQGKENERFEENYSMFIGTKYTIGCANGLDALIWIFRAYIEMGVMQPGDEVIVPANTYIATILAITENGLKPVLVEPKLNTLEIDDDLIEAAITPKTKAIAIVHLYGRNAYTDKIGALCKKYNLKLVEDNAQAHGCKHTDGRVTGSIGDAAGHSFYPGKNLGALGDGGAVTTNDPELAAAVRALANYGSQKKYVFKYTGRNSRLDEIQAAVLDVKLKYLVEDNAHRKEVAHYYYEHINNPLITLPDLLPDEQNAYHLFPILVAEGNRDALHDYLEQNGVGTVCHYPIAPHKQECYAKEEWNIPQLSLPITEKIADEELSLPIGSAITIEQISQVVLLLNNFI, translated from the coding sequence ATGAATATACCTTTTTTAAGTCTTAAAGACGTAACTGCTCTGCATGGAGCTGAGATTAATGAGGCTGTTAGTCGTGTAGTAAATGGTGGTTGGTATCTCCAAGGAAAAGAAAATGAGCGGTTCGAAGAGAACTACTCCATGTTTATTGGAACAAAGTACACCATTGGTTGCGCCAACGGTCTGGATGCTCTTATCTGGATTTTCCGTGCATACATCGAGATGGGTGTGATGCAGCCTGGTGACGAGGTTATAGTTCCGGCAAACACTTACATTGCCACCATCCTTGCAATCACAGAGAATGGTTTAAAGCCCGTTCTTGTAGAGCCCAAGTTGAACACTTTGGAAATTGATGATGACCTTATTGAAGCAGCTATCACTCCTAAGACCAAGGCTATCGCAATTGTCCACCTTTATGGGCGCAATGCTTATACGGATAAGATTGGTGCTCTTTGCAAGAAGTATAACCTGAAACTGGTTGAGGACAATGCTCAGGCTCATGGTTGCAAGCACACAGATGGACGTGTAACCGGTAGCATTGGTGATGCGGCTGGTCATAGCTTCTATCCAGGTAAGAATCTTGGTGCTCTTGGCGATGGCGGTGCTGTAACAACCAATGATCCAGAGTTGGCTGCTGCTGTACGTGCTTTGGCAAATTATGGTTCACAAAAGAAATATGTCTTCAAATACACGGGTCGCAACAGCCGTCTGGATGAGATTCAGGCAGCTGTGCTGGATGTGAAGTTGAAATATCTGGTGGAAGATAATGCTCATCGTAAAGAGGTTGCTCATTACTATTATGAGCATATCAACAATCCACTAATTACACTTCCTGATTTGCTACCAGATGAGCAGAATGCATACCATTTGTTCCCGATTCTAGTGGCTGAAGGCAATCGTGATGCCCTACATGATTATTTGGAGCAGAATGGTGTGGGTACGGTATGTCACTATCCCATTGCCCCCCATAAGCAGGAGTGCTATGCAAAAGAAGAGTGGAATATACCTCAGTTGAGCCTGCCTATTACTGAGAAGATAGCAGATGAAGAACTGAGCCTCCCTATAGGTTCCGCTATAACAATAGAACAAATTTCTCAGGTTGTACTTTTACTGAATAACTTTATTTAA
- a CDS encoding lipopolysaccharide biosynthesis protein — MKSEAKSSVLWSGIQNIANQGIHFIITVIIARLLTPEDYGLIAMLAIFFGLAQAFIDSGLSGALIQKKNCTDKDFNSVFVFAVSVSVILYLLLFICAPLIAKLYKNDLLISLTRVYLFSLVINAIGIVPMTIMHKNLQFKQFAYITTAINIFSGVVAIITAYNGLAYWALVIQIMITSCLSTIAYFFVTKWKPSFEFSMESFKSMISFGFPVMLTSVVHAIYNNLYSLVIGAKYDSRELGLYNRAYSFSSLVPTTFSNFSMRAMFPVLARAQDNKEELKNKVLEMLHLSLYVVVPINVYLLVNCHDIIMIVLGDKWLDLVPYLMILCVSCLSYIYTNIHMTTFKIIGKTKNLFVSETIRKLLGLLTIIITVPYGVMVMVYGLLVYSILDVIISAFILDYSFSIGFFKQLKASFTPVLFSVISGFVCWGIMLVFTNLYVRFAICTLSFGFCYLALSLLVKERGLYFIKNYFK, encoded by the coding sequence ATGAAAAGCGAAGCAAAGAGTAGTGTTCTTTGGAGTGGTATTCAAAATATTGCAAACCAGGGAATTCATTTTATTATAACAGTAATAATAGCCCGCCTGTTGACACCTGAGGACTACGGCTTAATAGCTATGCTTGCTATCTTTTTTGGCCTAGCACAAGCTTTTATTGATAGTGGTTTATCTGGCGCATTAATTCAAAAGAAGAATTGTACAGATAAGGATTTTAATAGTGTGTTTGTTTTTGCTGTCAGTGTCTCAGTAATATTGTACCTTCTTTTGTTTATATGTGCTCCTCTAATAGCAAAACTATATAAGAATGACTTGTTAATAAGCTTAACAAGAGTATATTTGTTTAGTCTTGTTATAAATGCCATAGGGATAGTTCCTATGACAATTATGCATAAAAACCTACAATTTAAGCAATTTGCGTATATAACCACAGCTATTAATATATTTTCAGGAGTCGTAGCTATTATCACGGCATACAACGGTTTGGCTTATTGGGCCCTGGTTATCCAGATAATGATAACATCATGCTTGTCAACTATAGCTTATTTCTTTGTTACTAAATGGAAACCATCCTTTGAATTTTCTATGGAATCATTTAAGAGCATGATTTCTTTTGGCTTTCCTGTAATGTTAACTTCTGTGGTACATGCAATCTATAATAATTTGTATTCTTTAGTTATTGGAGCCAAATATGACTCAAGAGAACTTGGCCTTTACAACCGTGCGTATTCTTTCTCTAGCCTTGTACCGACAACGTTTAGTAATTTTTCAATGAGGGCAATGTTTCCTGTTCTTGCACGAGCTCAAGATAATAAAGAAGAATTAAAGAATAAAGTTTTAGAGATGCTACACTTATCATTATATGTGGTAGTGCCTATTAATGTATACTTGTTGGTTAATTGTCATGATATTATAATGATTGTGCTAGGAGACAAGTGGCTTGATTTGGTGCCATATTTAATGATTCTATGTGTCTCTTGTCTTTCCTATATATATACAAACATTCATATGACGACATTTAAAATTATAGGGAAAACAAAGAACCTTTTCGTTTCAGAAACAATTCGTAAATTACTTGGTCTGTTAACTATAATTATAACTGTTCCATATGGGGTTATGGTAATGGTTTATGGTTTATTGGTATATTCAATTCTTGATGTTATAATTAGCGCATTTATATTGGACTACAGTTTCTCAATAGGTTTCTTTAAACAGCTTAAAGCTTCTTTTACGCCGGTTTTGTTTTCCGTGATTTCGGGATTTGTTTGTTGGGGAATAATGTTGGTTTTCACTAATCTCTATGTGCGTTTTGCTATTTGTACTTTATCATTCGGTTTTTGTTACTTAGCTTTATCATTGCTAGTTAAAGAACGTGGTTTATATTTTATAAAGAATTATTTTAAATAA
- a CDS encoding glycosyltransferase family 4 protein, with the protein MKRIVCFTESLSGGGAEHQLAILANLLAENGYEVSFVTYSDLPDHYQLSNSIKRINLTDRKSAIGRLFSVLLYFLQVKTDCVISYRQACNARVIIPLLFRSKKKINLICGERNTHYGKSDKYEKFLFGGAYKRANYIVANSFTQKDYINTIRPRWSNKVYTIINYTDLNKYSIVKLPPYKDCFRIGVFSRVGLQKNVRNFIIAMNNLKNETSKKFEVHWYGNVESDCPYKQWAEEYKTGEYLFFHSAVKDTRLFMGQFNAICQPSLFEGFSNSISEAICCGMPMLVGDVSDNSIMVKDGINGYLFNPTEVQSIVSSFLKIFLLDDNQLEQFGKESRVIAESLFDKEVFVSSYTKLIENEPV; encoded by the coding sequence ATGAAAAGAATTGTTTGTTTTACAGAATCTTTGTCAGGTGGAGGTGCAGAGCATCAATTGGCCATATTAGCAAATTTATTAGCTGAAAATGGTTATGAGGTTTCTTTTGTGACATATTCTGATTTACCAGATCATTATCAATTGTCTAACTCAATAAAGCGCATTAACCTAACAGACCGAAAGTCTGCCATTGGTAGATTGTTTTCTGTTTTATTATATTTTCTTCAAGTCAAAACAGACTGTGTTATTAGTTATCGACAAGCATGTAATGCAAGGGTGATTATACCTTTATTGTTCAGGAGTAAGAAGAAAATTAATCTGATTTGCGGCGAACGAAACACTCATTATGGGAAGTCAGATAAATATGAGAAATTTTTATTCGGAGGAGCTTATAAAAGAGCCAACTATATTGTCGCAAATAGCTTCACTCAAAAAGATTATATAAACACAATCCGTCCTAGATGGAGTAATAAAGTATACACGATTATTAATTATACCGATTTAAACAAATATAGTATTGTCAAACTTCCTCCTTATAAAGATTGTTTTAGAATAGGCGTTTTTAGTCGTGTCGGGCTGCAGAAAAACGTAAGGAACTTCATTATCGCAATGAATAACTTGAAGAACGAAACAAGTAAAAAATTTGAAGTTCATTGGTATGGTAATGTAGAAAGCGATTGTCCGTATAAACAATGGGCTGAAGAATATAAAACAGGAGAGTATTTGTTCTTCCATAGTGCTGTTAAAGACACGCGGCTATTCATGGGGCAATTTAATGCTATCTGTCAGCCATCACTATTTGAGGGTTTTTCTAACTCTATTTCTGAAGCAATTTGCTGTGGCATGCCGATGTTGGTTGGGGATGTTAGTGATAATAGTATTATGGTAAAGGACGGCATAAATGGTTACCTATTTAATCCGACGGAGGTTCAAAGTATCGTGTCTTCTTTCTTGAAAATTTTTCTGCTGGATGATAATCAATTGGAGCAATTTGGTAAAGAAAGTAGAGTTATTGCAGAAAGCCTATTTGATAAGGAAGTATTTGTGAGTAGTTACACTAAACTGATAGAAAATGAACCTGTTTAA
- a CDS encoding O-antigen ligase family protein, translated as MGKAGVVFPMPKKVVYSYAIFVIITALTLFLNGEYGAYDFTKMFLSYYLNCFITFFAFEYYINDQKQLKAVIYFLLALIIVDGVVTVLQHIGNPIGKAIAMVITTVSDEVSDISSDGNYDINQLFGASLPIGIFGRVFTNANCLATIGIMSMAYMFTKVKRIEKLGLIGCLFFCFFSCFVTQERTAFAVFLLTAAYLFFKEKNNKKILFFAVLAILIFVVYYLPDLLLSDKLGRISNTNFKEDDRMVIWAMAVEFLKQNLLLGGPVSYSKMTDIAPHNFFLLAFINSGLVGGIVAIYIYIYMIWISLNFFLSKRMGTVRTLAGSVLIYSAICLFHNASIVTGDTLIFILFPIFLKASLILKADSRVIVKRF; from the coding sequence ATGGGAAAAGCGGGGGTTGTTTTCCCAATGCCGAAAAAAGTAGTTTATTCTTACGCAATTTTCGTGATTATTACAGCTTTAACACTCTTTCTCAATGGAGAATATGGAGCGTATGATTTCACGAAGATGTTTCTATCATATTATTTGAACTGTTTCATTACATTCTTTGCTTTTGAATACTATATTAATGATCAAAAGCAGTTGAAAGCTGTAATATATTTTCTTTTAGCACTTATTATCGTAGATGGTGTCGTTACCGTATTGCAGCATATAGGGAATCCTATCGGGAAAGCTATTGCAATGGTAATAACTACGGTTTCAGATGAGGTTTCTGACATCTCAAGTGATGGTAACTATGATATTAATCAGTTATTTGGTGCATCGTTACCCATTGGTATTTTCGGCCGTGTCTTTACTAATGCTAATTGCTTGGCAACAATAGGAATAATGTCAATGGCATATATGTTCACTAAGGTTAAGAGAATCGAAAAGTTGGGCTTGATAGGTTGTCTATTTTTTTGTTTTTTTTCTTGTTTTGTGACACAAGAACGCACTGCTTTTGCTGTTTTTCTCCTTACCGCTGCCTATCTATTCTTTAAAGAGAAAAATAATAAAAAGATTTTATTTTTTGCTGTTTTAGCCATTTTAATATTCGTTGTATATTATTTACCTGATTTGTTATTAAGTGATAAGTTGGGTAGAATTAGTAATACAAACTTTAAGGAGGACGATAGAATGGTTATTTGGGCGATGGCTGTTGAATTTCTTAAGCAAAATTTGTTATTGGGCGGGCCTGTGTCTTATAGTAAAATGACAGATATTGCTCCTCATAATTTCTTTTTGCTAGCATTTATTAATAGTGGCCTTGTTGGAGGTATTGTTGCTATCTACATATATATTTATATGATTTGGATTTCTCTAAATTTCTTTTTGTCAAAAAGAATGGGTACTGTTCGTACATTAGCAGGATCTGTTTTAATCTATTCTGCTATATGTCTATTTCATAATGCATCGATTGTAACTGGTGATACTTTGATTTTCATTTTATTCCCCATTTTCTTGAAAGCGAGTCTTATATTAAAGGCTGATTCAAGAGTAATAGTAAAGCGATTTTAG
- a CDS encoding glycosyltransferase, translating into MKHNLYIFSAVYPYNIMGDCFLEDELEYISRYFDSIIIIPYTWETDSKKGIPDNYSVLPPILSNKFSFILKGIFSFTGFKLLFPELFNLKVFTSRKRLITWIKAYSFMNNLCHRNDIMGIGDNLSKNDVCYFYWGKWSNLLSVLWKGKTNIVSRFHGEWDLWEESSGGCVPLRSQVADSLDIAVFISKKGEKYFKERYRTKRTVHAPLGSRDFGVSEKSTDGIIRILSCSSIYPLKRVSMIYDCVNRFAASHEVLWTHIGGGEDELTLKERIKNTANSNLKATITGIKPHDYVVDYYQHNQVDVFINLSTSEGIPVSIMEAISCGIPVVATNVGGNSEIVTDETGVLVSDNPSIEEVCKAIEIVLSHNYDTRSFWNSNYNADVNYSRFALELNNL; encoded by the coding sequence ATGAAGCATAATTTGTATATTTTTTCGGCTGTCTATCCGTATAATATCATGGGTGATTGTTTCTTAGAGGATGAATTAGAATATATTAGTAGATACTTTGACAGCATTATTATTATTCCATACACTTGGGAAACGGATTCAAAAAAAGGTATTCCTGATAATTATTCAGTTTTGCCTCCTATTCTAAGTAATAAATTTTCGTTTATTTTAAAGGGGATCTTTTCATTTACTGGCTTCAAGCTGCTGTTCCCTGAGTTATTTAACTTGAAAGTTTTTACCAGTAGAAAGAGATTGATTACCTGGATTAAAGCCTACTCTTTTATGAATAATCTTTGTCATAGAAATGATATAATGGGAATAGGCGATAATCTATCGAAGAATGATGTATGCTATTTCTATTGGGGGAAATGGAGTAATCTTCTGAGCGTGTTGTGGAAAGGAAAAACAAACATTGTTTCAAGATTTCACGGAGAGTGGGATTTATGGGAAGAATCAAGTGGAGGATGCGTCCCCTTAAGAAGCCAGGTGGCCGATAGTTTAGATATAGCTGTATTTATATCAAAGAAGGGGGAGAAATATTTCAAGGAACGTTACCGAACAAAACGTACAGTACATGCGCCTTTGGGGAGCAGAGATTTTGGCGTTTCTGAAAAAAGTACAGATGGGATTATACGAATTCTTTCTTGTTCTTCAATCTATCCCTTGAAAAGGGTCTCTATGATCTATGATTGTGTGAATCGATTTGCAGCCTCTCATGAAGTGTTATGGACCCATATAGGTGGCGGGGAAGACGAACTTACATTAAAAGAACGGATAAAGAATACAGCAAATAGTAATCTGAAGGCTACCATTACAGGAATTAAGCCTCACGACTATGTTGTTGATTATTATCAACATAATCAGGTGGATGTATTCATTAATCTAAGCACATCAGAAGGAATTCCGGTATCAATCATGGAAGCTATTTCTTGTGGAATCCCGGTTGTGGCTACTAATGTTGGTGGTAATAGCGAAATCGTAACAGATGAAACTGGGGTTCTTGTTAGCGATAACCCATCTATTGAAGAAGTTTGTAAGGCTATAGAAATAGTATTAAGCCATAATTACGATACTCGTTCTTTTTGGAATTCAAACTACAATGCCGATGTCAATTATTCAAGGTTTGCATTAGAATTGAATAATTTGTAA
- a CDS encoding acyltransferase family protein has product MSHRIEYLDFLRGIAIVFVVMGHFIQYNLTGTTATSCFNSIYSFHMGFFFFLSGCVAALSCSNNTWQRFPSFLKKKSIQLLLPFLVWGGVLSMKLGQLNFLEIPKRLFVILKDPYIDAPWFLFELFFIQIIYYICCTVSSGCKNRLGLNASLLLSVPVIVILLLIKHRLIGSGYSWVNPMYLCCFIWGHMVQTYSDIKINEKLNMLIIFIAALFFFCIVPFYDFKMEPAYYREAIKLTCSVLFSLVAYAIVKHYYSNIPAKVQGLYNYLGTHTIEIYLTHFCVISICLKCCLDTSMINSIPLLLALYVISIPFALLTIKISDIIKAIPFLSLLLYGKKSLW; this is encoded by the coding sequence ATGAGCCATAGAATCGAGTATCTTGACTTTTTACGTGGTATTGCAATTGTTTTTGTTGTAATGGGGCATTTTATTCAGTATAATTTGACAGGAACCACTGCAACAAGTTGTTTTAATTCCATATACAGTTTTCATATGGGTTTTTTCTTTTTTTTAAGTGGGTGTGTCGCTGCTCTTTCGTGCTCAAATAACACTTGGCAGAGATTTCCTTCATTTTTAAAAAAGAAATCCATACAGCTACTGCTCCCATTCTTAGTATGGGGGGGGGTACTTTCAATGAAACTAGGTCAGTTAAATTTTCTTGAGATTCCGAAACGCTTATTTGTTATTCTTAAAGATCCTTATATTGATGCTCCATGGTTTTTATTTGAATTATTTTTTATCCAAATTATATATTATATATGTTGTACTGTTAGTTCTGGCTGTAAAAATCGTTTAGGTCTGAATGCTTCATTACTATTGTCAGTTCCTGTTATTGTTATATTATTATTGATTAAACATAGATTAATAGGCTCTGGCTATTCATGGGTTAACCCAATGTACCTTTGTTGCTTTATATGGGGGCATATGGTGCAAACTTATTCTGACATAAAAATAAATGAGAAACTGAATATGCTGATCATTTTTATTGCGGCATTGTTTTTCTTTTGCATAGTTCCATTCTACGATTTTAAAATGGAACCAGCGTATTATAGAGAGGCTATAAAACTTACATGTTCAGTTTTGTTCTCTTTGGTGGCCTATGCGATCGTTAAGCATTATTATAGTAATATTCCTGCAAAGGTTCAAGGGCTTTATAACTATTTGGGTACACATACTATAGAAATTTACTTAACGCATTTTTGTGTCATATCAATTTGCTTGAAGTGTTGTCTAGATACAAGCATGATAAATAGTATTCCGCTGCTTCTTGCATTATATGTGATTTCTATTCCATTTGCATTACTGACAATTAAGATTTCAGATATAATTAAAGCTATACCCTTTTTGTCTTTGTTGTTATACGGAAAGAAAAGTTTATGGTAA
- a CDS encoding acyltransferase family protein translates to MTDIKILNQRTQSNVSSRDSALDVARGMALFLVVLSHACIVSYYLTEFYIVAFFLLSGYLSKERNSYWSSIKKKSKRVLLPYFVNSLILLIIYAVLNSFSSDYIITSLLGVLYSRNSIYIGGESIMVSGNAPLWYLTSFFSTSILFHAVIGYYSRSFRKGLCLLAVLISVSIALSSIPILLPWSIDMVPFFTVVMLIGYSLKNKNISLNFNWLATATLLLCYIAVCYDNGPVNLSIRRFWGGQINTLIAGICGSLFCISLCYKKLLLPVRLFFEKIGTNSIVVLSYHILFFGLYRRIISLILSSNEVSIVDSFWCNMLIVIISIITCIIIGRIVEYIKTFKIERDIKRD, encoded by the coding sequence ATGACCGATATTAAAATATTAAATCAAAGAACTCAAAGTAACGTTAGTTCTAGAGATAGTGCTTTGGATGTTGCTAGAGGCATGGCATTATTCTTAGTCGTGTTGTCTCATGCTTGTATTGTTTCATATTACTTGACCGAGTTTTATATCGTTGCATTTTTTTTGTTGTCGGGTTATTTGAGTAAGGAGAGAAACAGTTATTGGTCCAGCATAAAGAAAAAAAGTAAACGTGTTCTTTTGCCTTATTTCGTTAACAGTTTAATTCTTCTCATTATATATGCAGTTTTAAACTCTTTCTCTTCAGATTATATAATAACATCACTTTTAGGAGTCTTATATTCACGTAATTCAATTTACATAGGAGGTGAATCTATAATGGTTAGTGGTAATGCTCCTCTATGGTATTTAACATCGTTCTTTTCAACTTCAATTCTATTCCATGCTGTTATTGGTTATTATTCTAGAAGTTTCAGGAAAGGACTTTGTTTACTTGCTGTTCTTATTTCTGTCTCCATTGCATTGTCATCTATACCAATTTTATTGCCATGGAGTATTGATATGGTACCCTTTTTTACTGTAGTGATGCTTATAGGGTATTCTTTAAAAAACAAAAATATTAGTCTTAACTTTAATTGGTTAGCTACAGCGACCCTACTATTATGCTATATTGCAGTATGTTATGATAATGGTCCGGTAAATCTAAGCATAAGAAGATTTTGGGGGGGGCAAATTAATACTTTGATTGCTGGGATTTGTGGTTCACTGTTTTGTATTAGTTTATGCTATAAAAAATTACTTTTACCTGTTCGTCTATTTTTTGAGAAGATTGGAACGAATTCTATTGTGGTGTTGTCATATCATATTTTATTTTTTGGCTTGTATCGGAGAATAATTAGTTTGATTTTATCAAGTAATGAAGTTTCAATCGTGGATTCGTTTTGGTGTAATATGCTAATCGTAATTATTTCTATAATCACTTGTATTATCATAGGAAGAATCGTGGAGTACATCAAAACGTTTAAAATAGAGCGTGATATAAAGAGAGACTAG
- a CDS encoding acyltransferase family protein → MRPVLILILVFYHAFAISNGGWDIPMGYSGNTVYSWLASFFYGFMLESFVFMSGYVYSFQCIKLNKNYTFWDLIKKKSVRLLVPFVVFGIIYVVLFYDISDVKKTLIEICWGGIGHLWFLPMLFWCFILCWLFQYIKLNDGVKLLIAFSLALISFVPLPFRMTSSLYYFFYFYTGFLCFKNQTSFMGKINKLNVIPLWIIYAIFFTLVFKLRGSLESIYLEKSELISRALLLVLDNLLHIMYSIIGTLLFWLTCLKISKRFTVSDWLISVGSGCFGVYIFQQFILKYIYYYTEVPQFIPSVILPWFGFVIALLFSYLFSVLLRKNKVGRFLIE, encoded by the coding sequence ATGAGGCCAGTATTAATATTAATATTGGTTTTTTACCATGCATTTGCTATTTCGAATGGTGGTTGGGATATTCCCATGGGTTATTCGGGTAATACAGTTTATTCATGGCTGGCAAGTTTCTTTTATGGCTTTATGTTGGAATCTTTTGTTTTTATGTCTGGCTATGTATATTCATTCCAATGTATAAAGCTCAACAAGAACTATACATTTTGGGACTTGATAAAAAAGAAAAGTGTAAGATTATTAGTCCCTTTTGTTGTCTTTGGAATTATATATGTTGTTTTATTTTATGATATTTCTGACGTCAAAAAAACTCTGATTGAAATTTGTTGGGGTGGAATTGGACATCTCTGGTTTCTTCCGATGCTGTTTTGGTGTTTTATTCTTTGCTGGCTATTCCAATATATAAAATTAAATGATGGTGTAAAATTGCTTATTGCTTTTTCCCTTGCTTTAATTAGTTTCGTCCCCCTCCCATTTAGAATGACGTCTTCTTTATATTACTTCTTTTATTTTTATACTGGATTCTTATGCTTTAAGAATCAGACATCTTTCATGGGGAAAATAAATAAGCTAAATGTGATACCCTTATGGATTATTTATGCCATTTTCTTCACATTAGTATTTAAACTAAGAGGGTCTTTAGAATCCATTTACTTGGAGAAATCAGAGTTGATATCTAGGGCCCTTTTGTTGGTGTTGGATAATTTACTCCACATAATGTATTCAATAATTGGCACGCTTTTGTTTTGGCTAACTTGTCTTAAAATATCCAAAAGATTTACAGTTAGTGATTGGTTGATTAGCGTTGGAAGTGGTTGTTTTGGTGTTTACATTTTTCAGCAGTTTATTTTAAAATATATATATTATTATACTGAGGTCCCTCAGTTTATCCCTTCCGTTATTTTGCCGTGGTTCGGTTTTGTGATAGCACTATTGTTCTCATATTTGTTTTCAGTATTGTTACGCAAGAACAAAGTTGGGAGGTTTTTAATCGAATAA
- a CDS encoding glycosyltransferase family 4 protein encodes MIIWFVNKEAAPSTEFATHMRTLRQAKFFQDKGYEVKVFCSAVIHNSKIVHKFKGIYQEEIHDDVPLVFVKCPEYGESFVKRVLSFIVFSINMLRIKADKKPDIIVHESKTPFDILCMRLAKKYNARYIVDIEDLWPFEFEQVGVISKNNPILKLFYRLQRYIYSKGEHVVISMEGGQDYVRERKWDKEQGGPIDINRVHYVNNGISLEEFKYNAENYTVYDDELTDKDTFKVIYLGSIRLANNLDQLLDAAKVLQTERNIKFLIFGDGPERAGLEARCEKEHIGNVVFKNKWIELKYVPYVLSHADLHILNYGKNWAPYGGSMNKMMMAFASGKPMVCNADLPYSEINRHNLGIDKVFDNPEEYAQAIKSIYDMPKNEYEAMCNRVKEVAQRYDINYLCERFAEYCEIK; translated from the coding sequence ATGATTATTTGGTTTGTCAATAAAGAGGCGGCACCATCCACTGAATTTGCTACTCACATGAGGACTTTGCGACAAGCGAAGTTCTTTCAAGACAAGGGGTATGAAGTAAAGGTGTTCTGTTCTGCAGTCATCCATAATTCAAAGATAGTTCATAAGTTTAAAGGTATTTATCAGGAAGAGATTCATGATGATGTGCCATTGGTGTTTGTAAAATGCCCAGAATATGGGGAAAGTTTTGTGAAACGAGTGCTCTCGTTCATTGTGTTCTCCATCAATATGCTGAGAATAAAAGCAGACAAGAAACCAGACATCATTGTCCACGAATCGAAAACGCCCTTTGATATTCTCTGTATGAGGCTTGCCAAGAAATACAATGCTCGCTATATTGTTGATATTGAAGATCTATGGCCGTTTGAGTTTGAGCAAGTTGGGGTAATATCAAAGAATAATCCGATACTAAAACTTTTCTATAGGCTTCAACGTTATATCTATTCGAAAGGAGAGCATGTCGTAATCTCTATGGAGGGCGGCCAAGACTATGTAAGAGAGAGAAAATGGGATAAAGAACAGGGAGGTCCTATAGACATAAACCGTGTTCATTATGTTAATAATGGTATTAGTCTAGAAGAGTTCAAATATAATGCTGAGAACTATACTGTTTATGATGACGAATTGACGGATAAAGATACATTCAAAGTTATTTATCTTGGTAGTATCAGGCTTGCTAACAATCTCGACCAACTTCTAGATGCCGCCAAAGTACTACAGACAGAAAGGAATATAAAGTTTCTAATATTTGGTGACGGTCCTGAGCGTGCAGGATTAGAAGCACGTTGCGAAAAAGAACATATTGGAAATGTTGTATTCAAAAACAAGTGGATAGAGCTGAAATATGTTCCTTACGTTTTGTCTCATGCTGATTTGCATATACTTAACTATGGAAAAAACTGGGCACCTTATGGTGGATCTATGAATAAGATGATGATGGCATTTGCCAGTGGCAAACCGATGGTTTGCAATGCGGATTTGCCATACTCTGAAATCAATCGTCATAACTTGGGAATTGACAAGGTTTTTGATAATCCAGAAGAATACGCACAAGCTATCAAAAGCATCTATGATATGCCTAAGAATGAGTATGAGGCAATGTGTAATCGCGTGAAAGAGGTCGCCCAAAGATATGATATCAATTATCTATGTGAGAGGTTTGCTGAATACTGTGAGATAAAATGA